One window of the Halarcobacter mediterraneus genome contains the following:
- a CDS encoding cytochrome C: protein MTKLLKLTMAVALLLGAVSTTASADARKGQKIFIKKFKAKCGFNGAKFAAKHSQAEWEEINEAGNFKKEMMTICPDVKESDIKDSWVPHLYDFSYDYANDSGNVPSC, encoded by the coding sequence ATGACTAAATTATTAAAGTTAACAATGGCAGTAGCACTACTTTTAGGTGCAGTTTCAACAACAGCTTCAGCTGATGCAAGAAAAGGTCAAAAAATTTTTATTAAAAAATTTAAGGCTAAGTGTGGTTTTAATGGAGCAAAATTTGCTGCAAAACATTCTCAAGCAGAATGGGAAGAGATTAATGAAGCAGGTAATTTCAAAAAAGAAATGATGACAATTTGTCCAGATGTAAAAGAGTCTGATATAAAAGATTCTTGGGTACCTCATTTATATGATTTCTCTTATGATTATGCAAATGATTCAGGGAATGTTCCATCTTGCTAA